In the genome of Pseudomonadota bacterium, one region contains:
- a CDS encoding PilT/PilU family type 4a pilus ATPase, with product MPVESKSRSTSLNFRGLIGEELISSGLITKEQLKKALARRSQVDMPIGSLLIKMGFVSTDNMLIFLSKKFAVPHINLFGINIAHEIIKLIPLNQIKQYKILPISKESNILTLGMVSPHDFGVVSDLEFTMGIKIKPVVVPFFMMEAALNFLSSNYDNDVIGKTIKAIALQDKSEAHSSPKIESLLAYLVKTRATDMLLTAGVPPSIKVSNQVKRLSSASLTPADCELYAKELLSNNASGWVKFQQTNDLDIAVTYPNTGRFRINFYKQRNSVSINIRRLYDNLPTMEELNLPEWIKNYALKPHGLIIISGPAGHGKSTTLCSMIDIINTNRQCNIITLEDPVEYLHKHKKSNVNQREIGRDTQSFAIGLRSVFRQSPDVVVIGELRDTESFEIALRAAGTGSLVLSTMNAANSTAVFRMIVNMFPENQQNLISMLLADTLLLSLAQRLVLNKDKSKQLLVLERFSNSNRVGNLIREGKLHQIRSQMETGCEEFMSIDMSLAKLYKEGKIDFEEGLIFSYNKQLYQDISGVKI from the coding sequence ATGCCGGTCGAATCAAAGAGCAGAAGTACATCTCTAAATTTTCGGGGCCTTATTGGTGAAGAACTTATAAGCTCTGGGCTCATTACAAAAGAACAACTTAAAAAAGCTCTTGCCAGACGGTCTCAGGTTGACATGCCCATAGGCTCGCTTCTTATAAAGATGGGTTTTGTGTCAACTGATAATATGCTGATATTTCTGTCGAAAAAATTTGCCGTGCCCCATATTAACTTGTTTGGTATCAACATTGCCCACGAAATAATTAAGTTAATCCCACTAAACCAGATCAAACAATATAAAATTCTTCCCATATCCAAAGAAAGCAATATCCTTACCCTTGGCATGGTCAGCCCACATGATTTTGGGGTAGTCAGCGATCTGGAATTTACAATGGGAATCAAAATCAAACCCGTGGTGGTACCGTTTTTTATGATGGAGGCAGCATTAAACTTTTTATCTTCAAATTATGATAACGATGTCATTGGGAAGACAATCAAGGCTATAGCACTGCAAGATAAAAGTGAAGCCCATTCTTCTCCCAAAATCGAATCGCTTCTGGCCTATCTTGTCAAAACAAGGGCTACCGACATGCTGCTGACGGCAGGAGTTCCCCCGTCCATTAAAGTAAGCAATCAGGTCAAACGACTGTCGAGTGCTTCCTTAACCCCTGCTGATTGCGAATTATATGCCAAAGAACTTTTAAGTAACAATGCTTCCGGCTGGGTAAAATTCCAACAGACCAATGATTTGGATATAGCAGTAACATATCCGAATACAGGCCGGTTCAGAATAAATTTTTATAAACAAAGAAATTCCGTATCCATTAATATTCGTCGTCTGTACGACAACCTTCCCACAATGGAAGAACTCAACCTGCCTGAATGGATAAAAAATTATGCATTAAAACCTCATGGCCTGATCATCATATCCGGCCCGGCCGGCCATGGAAAATCAACGACCCTGTGCTCTATGATAGATATCATCAATACAAACCGGCAATGCAATATTATCACTTTGGAAGATCCTGTAGAATATCTGCACAAACACAAAAAAAGTAATGTCAACCAACGGGAAATCGGCAGAGATACCCAAAGTTTTGCCATAGGTTTGCGCTCTGTTTTCCGGCAATCCCCTGATGTGGTTGTCATTGGTGAATTACGTGATACGGAATCTTTCGAGATTGCTTTAAGAGCCGCAGGAACCGGCAGCCTTGTTCTAAGCACCATGAATGCCGCTAATTCCACAGCAGTATTTCGCATGATAGTAAACATGTTCCCGGAAAATCAGCAAAACCTGATTAGTATGTTATTGGCGGACACTCTGCTGCTTTCTTTAGCACAACGTCTGGTACTCAATAAAGACAAAAGCAAACAGCTTCTGGTTTTGGAACGCTTCTCAAATTCAAATCGGGTAGGAAACCTGATACGGGAAGGCAAACTGCATCAGATCCGCTCCCAGATGGAAACCGGATGTGAAGAATTTATGTCTATCGACATGTCCCTTGCAAAATTATATAAAGAAGGGAAAATCGATTTTGAGGAAGGGCTCATTTTTTCGTATAACAAACAACTCTATCAAGACATAAGCGGCGTAAAAATTTAA
- the nspC gene encoding carboxynorspermidine decarboxylase has translation MNQSKTKHISTPCYILEEEALLRNLEILDLVQKQTGCKIIMALKGFAMFAVFPLIKQYLYGVTASSVDEARLGYEEFGKEVHVCSPAYSYDEFYEILNYADHIVFNSFSQWKRFKKAIAASKKKIMCGIRINPEHSEVKVSIYDPCGQFSRLGTTRNNFDENELDGITGLHFHNLCELNSDSLLRTLKVAEEKFGMFFNRLKWINFGGGHHITRKDYDINLLCNLINDFKKRYPIEVYLEPGEAIALNAGVLEASVIDIIHNEMDIAILDASAATHMPDVLEMPYRPNIRGAGLSGEYKHLYRLGGATCLAGDIVGDYSFPKPLEVGSRIVFEDMAHYTMVKNNTFNGIRLPSIAIRKESGDIKIVRKFGYEDYKYRLS, from the coding sequence ATGAATCAAAGTAAAACAAAACATATATCAACACCTTGCTATATTCTTGAAGAAGAAGCTCTTTTGCGAAATCTGGAAATTCTTGATTTGGTGCAAAAACAAACCGGGTGTAAAATTATAATGGCGCTTAAAGGTTTTGCCATGTTTGCCGTTTTTCCGCTGATAAAGCAATATCTTTATGGAGTTACTGCAAGCTCTGTAGATGAAGCAAGATTGGGATATGAAGAATTCGGCAAAGAAGTTCATGTTTGTTCTCCGGCTTACAGTTATGATGAATTTTACGAAATATTAAACTACGCAGACCATATTGTTTTCAACTCATTTTCGCAGTGGAAACGCTTTAAAAAAGCTATTGCTGCAAGCAAAAAAAAGATTATGTGCGGCATAAGAATTAACCCGGAACATTCCGAGGTCAAAGTATCTATTTACGATCCCTGCGGACAATTTTCCAGGCTGGGTACAACAAGAAATAATTTTGATGAAAATGAGCTGGACGGCATTACGGGCCTTCATTTCCACAATCTGTGTGAACTGAATTCGGATTCTCTTTTAAGAACATTGAAAGTAGCAGAAGAAAAGTTTGGAATGTTTTTCAACAGGTTAAAATGGATAAACTTTGGAGGCGGGCATCATATTACCAGAAAAGATTATGATATAAATCTATTGTGCAACCTGATAAATGATTTTAAGAAACGTTATCCGATAGAAGTCTATCTTGAGCCCGGAGAAGCGATAGCGCTTAATGCCGGTGTTCTTGAAGCGTCAGTTATTGATATTATTCATAATGAAATGGACATCGCAATACTTGATGCTTCGGCTGCGACGCATATGCCTGATGTTTTGGAAATGCCATACAGACCGAATATAAGGGGAGCGGGCCTTTCCGGAGAATATAAACACTTATACAGACTTGGCGGCGCAACATGTCTTGCTGGAGATATTGTAGGAGATTATTCTTTTCCCAAACCGCTTGAAGTGGGTTCGCGGATCGTGTTTGAAGATATGGCTCATTATACAATGGTTAAAAACAACACATTCAATGGCATTCGCCTGCCATCCATTGCTATAAGAAAAGAATCAGGAGATATAAAGATAGTTAGAAAATTCGGATATGAAGATTATAAATACAGACT
- a CDS encoding saccharopine dehydrogenase family protein yields MSKVLIIGAGGVGGVVTHKCAQVPDVFSKIVLASRTIEKCEKIKNQISVPVETAKVDADNTPELIELIKKVSPDLVINTALPYQDLTIMDACLETGVDYLDTANYEPPDEAKFCYKWQWDYHERFKEKGIMALLGCGFDPGVTNIFCAHAAKNHFDEINYIDIMDCNAGDHGHPFATNFNPEINIREVSARGKYYENGKWVETDPLSLHKSFDFPEIGPKEMYLMYHEELESLIKNIPSIKRIRFWMTFSQEYLTHLRVLENVGMTRIDPVEFEGFQIVPLKFLKALLPEPTSLAENYKGKTCIGCMIEGIKDGKKRKYYIYNICDHAKCYKEIKAQAISYTTGVPTMIGAMMMLTGKWKGKGVFNVEEFDPSPFMEKLGVHGLPWVERFIDESK; encoded by the coding sequence ATGAGCAAAGTTCTTATAATTGGTGCAGGTGGAGTGGGAGGTGTTGTAACTCATAAATGTGCCCAGGTTCCGGATGTTTTTTCGAAAATAGTCCTTGCAAGCAGGACAATTGAAAAATGTGAAAAAATTAAAAACCAGATTTCAGTGCCTGTAGAAACAGCAAAGGTTGATGCTGACAATACGCCGGAGCTGATTGAACTCATCAAAAAAGTATCTCCGGATCTTGTTATTAATACGGCCCTTCCTTATCAGGACTTGACTATAATGGATGCATGTCTTGAAACAGGTGTTGACTACCTGGATACTGCAAATTATGAACCGCCTGATGAAGCAAAGTTTTGCTATAAATGGCAGTGGGATTATCATGAAAGATTTAAGGAAAAAGGAATAATGGCTCTTCTTGGATGTGGATTTGATCCGGGAGTAACAAATATATTTTGCGCCCATGCAGCAAAAAACCATTTTGATGAAATCAATTATATTGACATAATGGACTGTAATGCCGGGGATCACGGGCATCCTTTTGCCACCAATTTTAATCCTGAAATAAACATAAGAGAAGTATCGGCAAGAGGCAAGTACTATGAAAACGGTAAGTGGGTTGAAACTGATCCTCTTTCTCTGCATAAATCATTTGATTTTCCCGAAATTGGTCCTAAAGAGATGTATCTTATGTACCATGAAGAACTTGAGTCTCTTATTAAAAATATACCAAGCATAAAACGTATCAGATTCTGGATGACTTTTTCGCAGGAATATCTGACACATCTCAGAGTACTTGAAAATGTCGGGATGACAAGAATAGATCCGGTAGAATTTGAGGGGTTTCAGATTGTACCGTTAAAATTTTTAAAAGCTCTTCTTCCCGAGCCCACATCTCTAGCCGAAAACTATAAAGGTAAAACCTGCATAGGATGCATGATTGAAGGAATAAAAGACGGTAAAAAAAGAAAGTATTATATTTATAACATCTGTGATCATGCGAAATGCTACAAAGAAATAAAAGCGCAGGCAATATCTTACACAACCGGAGTTCCAACCATGATAGGGGCAATGATGATGTTAACCGGCAAATGGAAAGGCAAAGGAGTGTTTAATGTAGAGGAATTTGACCCTTCTCCTTTTATGGAAAAGCTTGGAGTGCATGGCCTGCCGTGGGTTGAAAGATTTATAGATGAATCAAAGTAA
- a CDS encoding MFS transporter has translation MKTLHTNSSRSSPTGLGAFKALPAGIWALGFVSMFMDISSELIHSLLPVFMSTVLGASMITIGIIEGIGEAAASITKVFSGAISDYLGKRKLLAVIGYGLAAVTKPVFPLAISINWVFAARFTDRIGKGIRGAPRDALVADIAPIELRGAAYGFRQSLDSVGAFIGPLIALAFMAWLANDIRMVLWIAVVPAFIAVALLIFGVHDPESTKKNSGVRNTLTLTDAKRLPLRYWHVVLLGAVFTLARFSEAFLILRAQDVGLNIGYVPLVMIVMNIVYTATAYPAGVAADRLSQKKILIIGLAMLIAADLVLAAAKSPLTAFIGAALWGLHMGLTQGLFTKLVADTAPAELRGTAFGIFNLVGGSSLLLASVVAGTLWNAFGAPATFWAGGAFATIALSGLLAYRRKH, from the coding sequence ATGAAGACTTTACATACAAATAGCAGCCGATCTTCTCCAACCGGCTTGGGAGCATTCAAAGCTTTGCCTGCTGGCATCTGGGCGCTGGGTTTTGTATCAATGTTCATGGATATCTCTTCCGAACTTATTCACAGTCTGCTGCCGGTATTTATGTCCACTGTCCTTGGAGCTTCCATGATAACCATTGGTATCATTGAAGGAATAGGCGAGGCCGCCGCCTCTATAACAAAAGTATTTTCCGGAGCAATCAGTGACTATCTTGGAAAACGCAAGTTGCTCGCTGTTATTGGATACGGATTGGCGGCTGTCACTAAGCCGGTCTTTCCGCTGGCAATCAGTATTAATTGGGTATTTGCAGCACGCTTCACAGACCGGATCGGCAAGGGCATTCGTGGTGCCCCAAGAGACGCTCTGGTGGCGGATATAGCACCTATCGAGCTGCGTGGTGCGGCATATGGTTTCCGCCAGTCGCTGGATTCCGTTGGCGCATTTATAGGCCCGCTGATAGCACTTGCATTTATGGCATGGCTTGCAAACGATATCAGAATGGTGCTGTGGATTGCAGTTGTCCCTGCGTTTATCGCTGTAGCGTTGCTTATCTTTGGCGTTCATGATCCGGAGAGCACAAAGAAAAATTCGGGTGTACGAAATACTTTGACCTTAACCGATGCAAAGCGTTTACCGCTTCGTTATTGGCACGTCGTGCTACTCGGTGCTGTATTTACTCTGGCTCGCTTCAGCGAAGCATTTCTGATACTTCGTGCCCAGGATGTAGGGCTGAACATAGGCTACGTGCCGCTTGTTATGATTGTAATGAATATCGTTTATACGGCAACTGCCTATCCTGCCGGAGTTGCCGCCGATCGGCTTAGTCAGAAGAAAATACTTATCATAGGGCTTGCTATGCTAATTGCCGCTGATTTAGTATTGGCCGCAGCAAAATCACCGTTAACAGCATTTATAGGAGCAGCACTTTGGGGACTGCATATGGGACTTACGCAAGGATTATTCACTAAACTTGTGGCTGATACTGCTCCTGCTGAACTTCGCGGCACTGCTTTTGGGATTTTTAATCTTGTCGGAGGTAGTTCGCTTCTGCTTGCCAGTGTGGTTGCAGGTACACTTTGGAATGCATTCGGTGCGCCGGCTACATTTTGGGCAGGAGGAGCTTTCGCTACGATTGCTTTGTCAGGGTTGCTTGCCTATCGAAGGAAGCATTAA
- a CDS encoding glycogen/starch/alpha-glucan phosphorylase, whose translation MKQLKGTVMDNLTCIVRTGSDVAEIKQSILDNLICIQGRFAPIASKNDYYLAVAYAIRDRILGQWAKTARTYYQKASRTVCYLSAEFLLGPLLENNMINLGIYEEVKQAVSELGLDLQELIDQEEEPGLGNGGLGRLAACYLDSLATLNIPSIGYGIRYEFGIFTQEIRDGWQVEVADQWLHKGNPWEVARPEIIYDIPFGGYTESFDEDSGKYHVDWIPGHSVRGVAYDTMITGYRSHSVIMLRLFKAEATMSFDFESFNIGDYYGAVHEKIGSENLTKVLYPNDEPLAGRQLRLMQQFFFVSCALQDMIRIYFQREKTIDKFHEKYTIQLNDTHPAIGVAELMRLLVDVYDMQWDNAWDITRRTFCYTNHTLLSEALEKWPVPLFKIILPRHMEIIYEINRRFLDDIRRTYPDDENMIRRLSIIDEGGEHYVRMANLACIGSHKINGVAQMHTELLRKLVLNDFNHITPEKFTNVTNGVTPRRFVLASNPKLALLISECIGDGWIKDLSQLRKLEACTKDSSFLDQWRTIKRQNKALLSEIIRNRTGIVTNPDSLFDIQAKRIHEYKRQHLNVLHVTTLYNRIMKGQTQDMPPRTVIFSGKAAPGYFMAKLIIKLIHSIAEVINNETKAADLLKVVFLPNFNVKNAYRVYPAADLSEQISTAGKEASGTGNMKFSLNGALTIGTLDGANVEIREEVGADNFFLFGLTANEVVQKRIEGYRPQDVIMVNNELHEAIELIDSGLFSHGDRDMFRPLTKTLREHDEYMLCADYPLYIACQEQVGQTYLKQEDWLRMSMLNVARMGKFSSDRAISEYCDHIWQIKPVVID comes from the coding sequence ATGAAACAGCTGAAAGGAACGGTCATGGACAATTTGACATGCATAGTAAGAACCGGCAGCGATGTGGCAGAAATCAAACAGTCTATTCTCGACAATCTTATTTGCATTCAGGGCCGCTTTGCACCCATTGCATCTAAAAATGACTACTATCTTGCTGTCGCCTATGCTATCCGCGACCGGATATTGGGGCAATGGGCGAAAACAGCACGTACCTACTATCAGAAAGCAAGCAGAACCGTTTGCTATCTCTCGGCAGAATTTCTTCTCGGACCATTACTGGAAAATAATATGATAAACCTCGGCATCTATGAAGAGGTGAAACAGGCCGTTTCTGAACTGGGGCTGGATTTACAGGAACTCATAGATCAGGAGGAAGAACCGGGCTTAGGAAACGGAGGACTTGGGCGGCTCGCCGCCTGCTATCTAGACTCACTTGCAACACTCAATATCCCGTCTATCGGTTATGGCATTCGTTATGAATTCGGCATCTTCACGCAGGAAATTCGGGACGGCTGGCAGGTGGAGGTTGCCGACCAGTGGCTGCACAAGGGAAATCCGTGGGAAGTGGCACGTCCGGAAATCATCTACGATATTCCCTTCGGCGGTTATACGGAAAGTTTTGATGAAGATTCCGGAAAGTACCATGTTGACTGGATACCCGGTCATAGTGTGCGCGGCGTTGCCTATGATACAATGATTACCGGTTATCGCTCGCATTCCGTTATAATGTTGCGCCTGTTTAAGGCGGAAGCAACCATGTCTTTTGATTTTGAATCTTTCAATATCGGTGATTACTATGGTGCAGTTCATGAAAAGATCGGATCGGAAAACCTGACCAAAGTACTCTACCCCAATGACGAGCCACTTGCAGGCAGGCAGCTGCGGCTGATGCAACAGTTCTTTTTCGTTTCCTGCGCCCTGCAGGACATGATCCGCATATACTTCCAGCGGGAAAAAACGATAGATAAATTTCATGAAAAATACACTATCCAACTTAACGACACACACCCTGCAATCGGCGTTGCGGAGTTAATGCGCCTTTTGGTCGATGTTTATGATATGCAATGGGACAATGCATGGGATATTACAAGAAGAACCTTCTGCTACACCAATCATACGCTGTTGTCAGAGGCACTGGAAAAATGGCCCGTACCGCTCTTTAAGATTATTCTCCCGCGTCACATGGAAATCATCTATGAAATCAACCGGCGTTTCTTAGATGATATTCGCAGAACCTATCCGGATGATGAAAACATGATCCGACGGCTTTCCATAATTGATGAAGGTGGAGAGCATTATGTACGAATGGCAAATCTGGCCTGTATCGGCAGCCATAAAATAAACGGCGTTGCACAAATGCATACCGAACTTTTACGCAAACTGGTTTTAAACGACTTTAATCATATCACTCCGGAAAAATTTACGAACGTAACAAACGGCGTTACGCCCCGCCGCTTTGTCCTTGCTTCCAACCCCAAGCTTGCTTTGCTGATATCAGAGTGCATAGGTGACGGATGGATAAAGGATCTATCCCAACTCAGGAAATTAGAAGCATGTACTAAAGACTCATCTTTTCTTGATCAATGGCGCACAATCAAACGCCAAAACAAGGCGCTCCTTTCTGAAATCATCAGAAATCGCACAGGCATTGTAACAAACCCGGATTCGCTCTTTGACATCCAGGCCAAAAGAATTCACGAATACAAAAGGCAGCATCTTAATGTACTGCACGTTACCACCCTTTATAACCGTATCATGAAAGGGCAGACGCAGGACATGCCGCCTCGCACAGTTATCTTCAGCGGTAAAGCCGCGCCCGGATATTTTATGGCAAAGCTGATTATTAAACTTATCCACTCCATTGCCGAGGTTATCAACAACGAAACTAAAGCAGCCGATCTGCTAAAGGTAGTCTTTCTTCCGAATTTCAACGTGAAAAATGCTTATCGCGTCTATCCGGCAGCCGATCTGTCCGAACAGATTTCAACTGCAGGCAAGGAGGCTTCCGGTACAGGAAATATGAAATTCTCCTTAAATGGAGCGCTAACGATAGGAACACTGGACGGTGCCAATGTAGAAATCCGTGAAGAAGTTGGGGCCGATAATTTCTTTCTTTTCGGCCTCACTGCAAATGAAGTGGTTCAGAAAAGAATAGAAGGCTATCGCCCGCAGGATGTGATCATGGTGAACAACGAGCTGCACGAGGCAATTGAACTGATTGACAGCGGCCTTTTCTCACACGGCGATCGTGACATGTTCAGACCACTCACAAAAACGCTCCGCGAGCATGATGAGTACATGCTATGTGCAGATTATCCACTGTATATCGCCTGTCAGGAACAGGTCGGTCAAACCTATCTAAAACAAGAAGACTGGCTTCGTATGAGCATGCTGAACGTAGCAAGGATGGGGAAATTTTCTTCAGACCGCGCAATCAGTGAATACTGCGATCATATCTGGCAAATAAAACCGGTGGTTATCGATTAA
- a CDS encoding glycogen/starch/alpha-glucan phosphorylase — MKKSTLFHKWGTFNKGTDWKSIQISFANHLEYSLSKDQYTATDRDLYLSLALSARDRLIERWIRTQQLYYNHDVKRVYYLSAEYLMGRLLVNNLINLEIYKESKKAMDELNIEMEELVENEPDMGLGNGGLGRLASCFLDSMATLEIPAYGYGIRYEFGIFDQAIRNLGQVERPENWLKYTNPWEIARPEYSFTVKFYGKIKQIILPDGKLKTEWIDTNDLIGIAYDTPISGYANNTVNTLRLWSARASKEFDLQYFQHGNYLKAVEEKNISENISKVLYPNDELFAGRELRLKQEYFFVSCSIQDIIRRYLVNHDSFDEFPEKVAIQMNDTHPALAIPELMRLFLDQHGLDWETAWDITEKSCAYTNHTLLSEALEKWPVTMFESLLPRHLQIIYEINRRFLRDVSVRYLGDENKLQRMSIVGEDSEKRIRMAHLAIVGSHSVNGVAALHSKLLKESKLKDFDIMYPGKFNNKTNGITPRRWLLASNPKLSELITLRIGNEWAKDLEQLRKIEPFTEDPDFIKELKAVKLYNKKRLAKIIKNQTGIIASPNSIFDIQVKRIHEYKRQLLNVIHIIYCWLKLKENADFSMHPRTFIFGGKAAPGYITAKTIIRLICHVAEMVNRDTSTNNIIKVVFIPNYRVSLAEKIFPAADVSQQISTAGLEASGTSNMKFALNGALTVGTLDGANIEIMEEVGRENIFIFGLTADEVADNRQSYNPREYYEKDPLLVKTIELIRNGFFSPEEPDIFHDLVNLLLNDDKYFILADFEAYFNCQRAVDSLYRDQDAWSKKAILNIARIGKFSSDRTIMEYNRDIWHTEPWPVLKE, encoded by the coding sequence ATGAAAAAGAGTACACTGTTTCATAAATGGGGCACTTTTAATAAAGGAACAGACTGGAAAAGCATACAGATATCTTTTGCGAACCATCTTGAATATTCTCTTTCTAAAGATCAATATACCGCAACCGATCGCGATCTATATCTTTCTCTGGCACTTTCTGCCAGAGACCGTCTTATTGAGCGCTGGATACGTACTCAGCAGCTTTATTATAATCATGATGTTAAAAGAGTATATTATCTTTCAGCCGAATATCTTATGGGTCGCCTGCTTGTTAATAACCTGATTAATCTGGAAATTTATAAAGAATCAAAAAAAGCCATGGATGAACTCAATATTGAGATGGAAGAGCTTGTAGAAAATGAGCCGGATATGGGCCTGGGAAACGGCGGTCTTGGAAGGCTTGCTTCCTGTTTTCTTGATTCAATGGCAACCCTTGAAATCCCTGCATATGGCTACGGCATAAGATATGAGTTTGGTATTTTCGATCAGGCTATAAGAAATCTTGGCCAGGTCGAGCGTCCTGAAAATTGGCTCAAATATACAAATCCCTGGGAAATCGCCAGACCTGAATACAGCTTTACGGTTAAATTCTACGGTAAGATAAAACAAATTATCCTGCCTGACGGAAAACTTAAAACTGAATGGATTGATACTAACGATTTAATTGGTATTGCCTATGATACTCCGATATCCGGTTATGCCAATAATACTGTAAATACCTTAAGGCTCTGGTCGGCAAGAGCCTCAAAAGAATTTGATCTTCAATATTTTCAGCATGGCAATTACCTCAAAGCGGTTGAAGAAAAAAATATCTCCGAAAATATCTCAAAAGTACTTTATCCAAATGATGAGTTGTTTGCCGGAAGAGAGTTGAGACTTAAACAGGAATACTTTTTCGTTTCCTGCTCAATTCAGGATATAATCAGGAGGTATCTGGTAAATCATGATTCTTTTGATGAATTTCCCGAAAAAGTAGCTATACAGATGAACGACACCCACCCTGCCCTTGCGATCCCCGAACTTATGCGCCTTTTTCTCGATCAACACGGCCTTGACTGGGAAACCGCATGGGATATTACCGAAAAGTCATGCGCCTATACTAACCATACACTTCTTTCGGAAGCTCTTGAGAAATGGCCGGTAACCATGTTTGAATCACTTCTTCCCCGGCACCTGCAAATAATATATGAAATAAACCGTCGGTTTTTAAGAGACGTATCTGTTCGTTATCTGGGTGATGAAAATAAATTGCAAAGAATGTCCATTGTTGGAGAAGATTCTGAAAAGAGAATCCGTATGGCTCACCTTGCAATCGTAGGCTCGCACTCTGTAAACGGAGTAGCTGCACTTCACAGCAAACTGCTGAAGGAAAGTAAATTAAAAGATTTTGATATAATGTATCCGGGTAAGTTCAATAACAAAACAAATGGAATTACTCCCCGAAGATGGCTGCTTGCCTCAAACCCTAAATTATCCGAACTTATTACTTTAAGAATAGGAAACGAATGGGCGAAAGATCTTGAGCAACTTAGAAAAATTGAGCCCTTTACAGAAGACCCCGATTTTATAAAAGAATTAAAAGCTGTAAAGCTTTACAATAAAAAACGGCTTGCAAAAATCATAAAAAACCAAACCGGTATCATAGCTAGTCCCAATTCTATTTTTGATATCCAGGTGAAACGAATTCATGAATACAAAAGACAGCTCTTAAATGTTATTCATATAATCTACTGCTGGTTAAAACTCAAAGAGAATGCGGATTTTTCGATGCATCCCCGAACGTTTATATTTGGCGGCAAAGCTGCTCCCGGATATATAACGGCAAAAACTATTATCCGGCTTATTTGCCATGTTGCCGAAATGGTAAATCGTGACACATCAACAAATAATATTATAAAAGTAGTATTTATTCCAAACTATCGGGTCTCACTGGCCGAAAAGATCTTTCCTGCAGCCGATGTCTCTCAGCAGATTTCAACTGCCGGACTGGAAGCTTCGGGCACTTCCAATATGAAATTTGCTTTAAATGGGGCACTCACTGTAGGTACTCTTGACGGAGCAAACATAGAAATCATGGAAGAAGTCGGCAGGGAAAATATATTTATATTCGGCTTAACTGCGGATGAAGTAGCCGACAATCGTCAAAGCTATAATCCTCGCGAATACTATGAGAAAGATCCTCTTCTTGTTAAAACGATAGAACTTATCCGTAATGGTTTCTTCAGCCCTGAAGAGCCTGATATATTCCATGATCTTGTCAATTTGCTGCTTAATGATGACAAATATTTCATTCTTGCCGATTTCGAGGCGTATTTTAATTGCCAGAGGGCAGTTGATTCCCTGTACAGAGATCAGGACGCATGGAGCAAAAAAGCAATATTAAATATTGCAAGAATTGGCAAGTTTTCATCCGACAGGACTATTATGGAATATAATCGTGATATATGGCATACTGAGCCATGGCCTGTGCTTAAAGAATAA
- a CDS encoding DUF3795 domain-containing protein, with protein sequence MSKEHLAANCGLYCGACSLYRARRDKSPQFIDEMMQVIRNELPVPDKKINMEEIDCDGCRGGGQLTSYCMDCKIRLCVEKKSDAGHCTECKDFPCSLITDFNNDGIPHHAEAVKNMIDMRLIGIENWTIEQEKRWQCHACGTAIHWYSGSCPKCETLQPTRLLKLSQDGR encoded by the coding sequence ATGTCTAAAGAACATTTGGCAGCAAACTGCGGGCTTTACTGCGGTGCCTGCTCACTCTACCGGGCCAGACGTGACAAAAGCCCACAGTTTATTGATGAGATGATGCAAGTCATTAGAAATGAGTTGCCGGTGCCCGACAAGAAAATTAATATGGAGGAAATAGACTGCGATGGCTGTCGTGGTGGAGGCCAGCTAACATCCTATTGTATGGATTGTAAGATCCGCCTGTGTGTGGAAAAAAAATCAGATGCCGGCCATTGCACAGAATGCAAAGATTTCCCATGTTCTTTAATCACAGACTTTAATAATGATGGTATACCTCATCATGCTGAGGCAGTTAAAAATATGATTGATATGCGCCTGATTGGTATCGAAAACTGGACCATTGAACAGGAAAAACGCTGGCAATGTCATGCGTGTGGCACCGCAATCCATTGGTATTCCGGATCATGCCCAAAATGTGAAACATTGCAACCGACCCGCCTGCTCAAGCTGTCACAGGATGGTCGCTAA